CGGATGGACCTCGACGCGCTCGAAGATGTGCTCCGAAGAGGGGACGTCGGCACGGTCGTGCTGACGGCGGCCACGACCGGCCTCGGCGCCGTCGACCCGATCGCGGAGGCCATCCCGTTGTGCCGGCGCTACGGCGCCCGCGTCCACGTCGACGCCGCGTACGGCGGGTTCTTTCGGCTGCTGGCAGACGCCGCCGACGCGCCCGTCGGCTTCCCGGCCGAGCACTTCCGCGCGATCGCCGAGGCGGACTCGGTCGTGGTCGACCCGCACAAGCACGGGCTCCAGCCGTACGGCTGCGGCGCCGTCCTCTTCGCCGACCCGGCCGTCGGGCGGCACTACCGCCACGACTCGCCTTACACCTACTTCACCTCGACCGACCTCCACCTCGGGGAGATCAGCCTGGAGTGCTCGCGCCCCGGGGCCGCCGCCGGCGCGCTCTGGCTCACGTTAAAGGCCCTTCCGCTGGCGTCGGACGACGGGCTCGGCCCGATCCTCGCCGCCGGCCTCCGCGCTGCCCGCGCCTTCTACGGAGAAGTCCGGGCCTCGGAGCACCTCGCGCCGATCCTCGCCCCGGAGACCGACATCGTCGTCTACGCACCCGAGGCGGACACCCTCGACCGGCTCGACGCCCGATCCGCCGCCGTCTTTCAGCAGGCGATGGACGATCCCGACGATCCCGTCTTCGTCGGCCTCTACCGCCTCGGCGCCGACCGTCTTCGCCGTCGGTTCCCGGCCCTCGGCGGCGACGCGCCGGCCGCGCGCGTGCTCCGGAGCGTCCTCATGAAGCCCGAGCACGAGGCCTGGGCGACGCGTCTCGTCGCCCGCCTCGACGGGCTCGCGGGCCCCCTCGGCGGCTGACGGCGGGCCGACAATTGCCCGGGAATGCGTCCGCGGCGGGTTGCGGGGAGGCCGCCCAGCCGGGACTTTGCGATCACCCGATCACCCGATCACCCGATCACCCGATCACCCGATCACCCGATGGCCCACTCCGACTCCCGCACCGACGTCCTCGCCGGCCGGCACCCCGTCCGCGACGCGCTCGACCTCGCCGACGGCCGGATCGAGAAGGTGTACCTCCAGAAGGGCGTCCACGGGAGCGCCATCGACGGGATCCGTCGCGCGGCGAAGGCGGCCGGCGTGCCGGTCCAGATGGTGCCCAAGCCGAAAGTCGACGGCCTCGCGCCCCAGGCCGAGCACCAGGGCGTCGTGGCCGTCGTCGCGCCCGTCGCCTACGCCGACCTCGACGACATGCTGGCCGGCATCGCGCCGACGCTCGACGTGGTCCGCGAGACCAAGCCCGTCCTGATCGCGCTCGATGAGGTCGAGGACCCTCGCAACTTCGGGGCGATCCTTCGGAGCGCCGTCGCCGCCGGCACCGCCGGCGCTGTGGTGCCCGAGCGGCGGATGGCCCCGCTTTCGGCCGTCGCCATCAAGGCGAGCGCCGGGACGGCCCTCCAGATCCCCGTCGCCCGCGTGGCGAACCTCGTCGACGCGATCCAGCAGCTCAAGGAGCGCGGCTACTGGGTCGTCGGTCTGGCCGACGACGCGGAGGGCGACAAGGCCACGACCGTCTGGACGTACGACTGGGACCGGCCCGTCGTGATCGTGGTGGGGAACGAGGGGAGCGGGCTCCGTCCCGGCGTCCGTGCGGCGTGCGACGCCCTCGCGTCGATCCCGATGCGCGGGCCGGTCGAGTCGCTCAACGCGAGCGTCGCCGCCGGGATCGCCCTGTTCGCGGCCGTCAAGGACCGGGACTGACCTCCTCCGCCTCGGCGTCGAGGCGGGCGGAGTCAAAAAAACGGCGGGGTGACCCGAGGCCACCCCGCCGATCCCTCTGTGGGCTGCGGTCCGGAGACCGGGCCCGGTTCTCACCCAACCCTGGGGAGATTCGTCGGACGCGCGGTGGAGGAGGCCGCGTGCCCGGGCGCGCTAGGAGCGGCGCCGGAGGCCGTAGACGATCTTGCGGATCGTGTCGAACTGGAGGTACGGGTGCTGCTCACGGAGCTCCTCGATCGCCTCGTAGGCGGGGACATCCTTGTTCCGCATGGTCTTGAACTGCCTGCGGATCTTATAGTCGCGGACGCCCTTCTCGTTGAGCAACTTGTGCTCTTCGAGCACCTGATAGATCTCGTCGGGGACGAGGTCGCCGAGGGGGTTAAAGTCGGACGTGATCTCCATGGAGACGCGGGGGGCTGTCGGTGTGTCTGCAACGACGGTAGCCACGGGCTCCGGGTCAAACCGAGTGCACTGCCCGAACGGTCGGAAGGCGGGACTGAATGGTTAGAGCCCAGGCTCCGACGGGGGCCGCACGCCCGTCTCGACCCGGGCCCATGACTCGACGTCCACCCATCGGCGCCCCCCTCGTGACCGGAGCCGCCCGACCGCCAACAGCCGGTCCTCGACCTCGAGGTCGCCCGCCTCGGGGAAGACGAGGGCGACCGCGTCGCCCCCCGTTTCGAGCCAGACGTCGTCACCGGGGCCGATCTGCGTCACGGTCCCCTCGAGCGACACCTCGACGCGGCGGCCTCGCACCGAGACCGTGTCGAGCGTCGTCGCCGTGACGTCGGGGAGCGCCACGCGCTCCCGAAACGGGCCCGACTCGCGGATCAGGAGGGCGGCCCCGAGCGCGAGGCCGCCGAGGCCGAGGACGCTGGCCAGGACCGCCTTGCCGCTCACGCCTCGACGGCCTCCGCCTTGTCGATGTCAGCCTCGGTGTGGGTGAGCGCGCTCAGCGACGTGCCCTGGACGGCGACCGCCAGCACGCCGAGGACGCAGTAGAACACGACGCCGGCCGCGTGCACGAGGAGCGCGTAGGTCGCGGCCGGCGTCACGGCCACGCCGAACAGGAGCGTCAGCGCCTGGACCGTCGCGTAGTGGAACGAGCCCGTCCCGCCCGGCGCCGGCAGCGCCATCCCGATCCCGCCGACGGCCATCACGGCCCACGCCTCGACCGGCCCGAGCCCGTACGCGGCGTCCATCCCGAGGAGCCGGAAGGGGAGGTCCGACATCAGCCCGTAGCTGAGCCAGAGGAGGACGGTCGAGAGGATGATCAGGCCGGGGCGGCCCGTCCGCGTGACCGACGCGAGCCCGTCGCGGAACTGCGCGAGGAGCGCCCCGATCCGTCCGCTCCGCCGGAGCAGGAGCCCGACGGCGAGGGCGCCGAGGCCCGCCACCAGCACGACCCCGAGGCCGATCGCCCAGAGCGGGACGGCGAGCGCGCCCACGAGCGTCTCGCGGGCCTGCCCGAGGATGCCGCCCACGCGGTCGCCGTAGAGCAGGAGCACGGACAACAGCGCGATCGCCAGCATGATCACGTCGAGGATCCGCTCGGCGACGACGGTCCCGAGCACGGACGTGAACGGGACGTCCGCCTGGCGCGACACGTTCGCCGTCCGCGCGACCTCGCCGAGGCGGGGCGCCGCGTAGTTGACGAGGTACCCGATGGCCACCGACGCCGACGTGAGCGTGAGCGGCACGCGCTCCGTGCGCCCGGGCAGGGCGTCGATCAGCATCCCCCAGCGCCACGCACGGAGGGCGACCGACGCGAGCCCGACGCCGACGAATGGCACCATCCAGCCCCACTCGCCGTCGGCGAGGGCGTCGGCGACGGCGCCGAGGTCGGCGTTGCGGAGGGCCAGCCACAGGAGGAGGGCGCCCAGGCCGAGGCTCAGGAGGAGCGAGAGGAGGCGTTTGGTCTGGTCCTTCATTCAAGCACGTGGGCGCGGGGCCGCGCACCGGCGGCCCCGCGCCCAACGTCGCTGTGGCGGGAGGGTTCGTCCGTGAGGATCAGCGGAGGTCGACGACCTCGGTGCCCGACGGCGCGTCGAACCGGAACGTCGAGGCGGGCAGCGACACGTTCCGCTGGACGTCGCGGAGGTCGAAGGCGAGCGTCCCGCCGTTCGTGTCGTGGACGCGCACGCGGGTCGGGACGGCGTCGGAGGAGCGGACGTAGAGCGTCGCGTCGCGGACCGACATGCCCGACTGACGGGGCCGGAGCGTCAGCACGTCGTGCTGGACGCCGCCGATCGTGGCCTTCGTGGCGCCGGTCACTCGGAATACCTCGAGGTAGTCCGTGAACAGCTGGCCGACCGAGAAGCCGACGCGCGTGAGCTCGTAGTCCTGGACCACGACCTGCTCGTCGTCGCGGGAGTACGACCACAGCGTGCCGCCGTCGGTGACGAGGACCTGATGTCCGAGGTCGAGCCGGAACGCGTCGCGGCGGACGGAGAGGGTGCCGCGGAGCTGCTGCCCGCCGGCGGTCTGGACGAACGAGGCGCGGAGGGAGGAGAGCGCGCCGTAGCGCTCCTGGAGCCGCTGGGCCACCGCCTCGGGCGTCTGGGCCTGGACCTGTCCAGCGAGGAGGACGGCCGCGAGCAGGGTCAGCAGGCCGAGGGGGCGGAAGGGTACCGAGTGGGTCATGGTGGTGGGGGGAGTGTCCGATAAACGGGGGACTGACGTGGATCGTTCAAGGGGCGTGCCGCGTCCCGGGCTGTGACGGCAACGCCACACATTCGCGACATCCATGGCCCTCACGATCGTCTCCGGTGGACAGAGCGGGGTCGATCGCGCCGCGCTCGACGCGGCGATGGCGCTCGGACTGGACGTCGTCGGCTGGTGCCCCGCACACCGCTGGGCCGAAGACGGGCCGATCCCGGGCCGCTACCCGCTCCGCGAGACGCCCTCCGCCGATCCCGCCGAGCGGACGCGTTGGAACGTCCGCGACAGCGACGCGACGCTCGTGGTCGCCCCGGCCGCGCCGTCGGGCGGCACGGCGCTCACCCTCGAGGTCGCCCATGACCTCGGCCGGCCGCGTCTTGTGGTCCCGCCCGACCCCGACCGCCTCGGTGAGGCCGCGGACTGGGCCGCCCACGTGGTGCCCGAGGCGGGCCGGCTCAACGTAGCGGGGCCGCGCGAGAGCGAGGCGCCGGGCGTGTACGTTGCCGCCCGCGCGTGGCTGACCGACCTCTTCACGCGGCTCCGTCAGCGCTGACGAGGCGCCCGGATGGTCAACGACCGCGAGTCGCGGTCGAACCGGAATTCGACGTCGGCCTCTCCCAATCGACCCGTCGACCGGACCTGGTCCGCCGTGTAGAACCCGTCCGCGCCTGGAGGTCCGAGCTCGGCCCGCATGCCGTCGGCCATGCGGTCGAAGTCGTCGTACGCCATCGGGGCGGCGACGGCGTCGAGCGCTGCGAGCACGCCGCCCCGCACGTGGACGTAGATCGCCGACACGTCGCGGTCGCCCCCTCGCCAGAGCAGCGTGCCGGCCTTGCCGACGACGTGCCCCGAGTCCGGCGCCGCGAGCCCGACCTTCGCCTCGCTCCACGGACGCCCGAGGAGCGGGAGTACCGTGTCGGGGTCGAACTCGGACGCCTGAGCGAGCGCCGGGGTCGTAAGGACAGCGAAGAGGAGGAGCCAGCGCATCGATTCCGGGGGCGAGGCTCCGAAGCTACTCGCCGTCGACGAACCGCTCACCGCGGCGACGGAGGCCCCGGCCGAGGCGCTCTTCGTAGAGGTCCTCGCCATTGCGGAGGCGCCGGTACGCCGTCCACAGCACGAGCCCGACGAGCAGGGCGCCGCCCAGCGTCACGGCGAGCACCGGGAGCCAGTACGAGTGGTCGAACGCGCCCTGCACCCAGTCCGGCTGCTTCAGGCGGACGTCGGGGTTCGCCCAGGCAGCCCACCCGAGGTAGGCGCCCGCAGCGACGAGGAAGCCGACGACCGCACCGATGGCGAGTCGTAGGAGCCGGACGCCGAGGCTCGTCTCGTTCATGACGCGGCGGGGCGGACGGGGACGCCGGCCTCGGCGAGGTGCGCCTTGGCCTCGGCGACCGTGACCTCGCGGAAGTGGAACATCGAGGCGGCGAGGACGGCGTCGGCGCGGCCCTCCGTGAGCCCCTCGGCGAGGTGGTCGAGCGTGCCGGCCCCACCCGACGCGATGACCGGCACGTCCACGACGGCGTCGAGCGCGCGGAGGAGGTCGAGGTCGTAGCCGATCTTCGTCCCGTCGCGGTCCATGCTCGTCACCAGCAGCTCGCCGGCGCCGAGGCGGGCGCCCTCGGCGGCCCACGCCACGGCGTCCCGGCCCGTTGGCTTCCGGCCGCCGTGCGTAAACACCTCCCAGCCGCTCGCCGTCGTGCCGGTCCGCTTCGCGTCGATGGCGAGCACGACGCACTGGGCGCCGAACGCGTCGGCCGCGCGCGTCAGGAGGTCGGGGTCGGCGAGCGCGGCCGAGTTGATGGCCACCTTGTCCGCCCCCGCCTCGAGCAGGTTGCGGACGTCCTCGACGGTGCGGACCCCGCCGCCGACCGTCAGCGGGATGAACACCTCGTCGGCCGCACGGCGGATCGTGTCGTAGAGCGTCGCCCGCCCCTCGTGCGTTGCCGTGATGTCGAGGAACACGACCTCGTCGGCGCCAGAGGCGTCGTAGAACCGGGCCTGCTCGACCGGGTCGCCGGCGTCGACGAGGTCGACGAACTGGACGCCCTTCACGACGCGCCCGTCGTGGATGTCGAGGCAGGGGACGATGCGCTTGGCAAGCATGGGAATGGGAACTGGAGAGGCGGGGACGGGCAGAACGCGGGGCAATGGATCTGCCATGCCCCGGTGCCCGTCTCCCTATTTGCCCTTCAACGCCAGCCGGGCCGTGGAGAAGCGCTCGAGGTCGACCTCGTTCTTGCGGTGCCAGCACCAGAACTGCTGGCAGGGGAATCGATTCTCGTAGAGCGCGCGCCCCACGATGACGGAATCGACGCCCGAGGCCTCGACGGCTTGGAGCGCCAGGAGGTCCTTGTAGTCGCCGACGCCGCCGGAGGCCGTGAGGTGGGCCTTGTCGAGCTGCTCCGCGAGCTCCCGGTACGCCTCAATGTTGGGGCCTTCGAGCGTCCCGTCGCGGCTGATGTCGGTGTAGACGAACCGGCGGACGCCGCGGCGCTCCATGTCGAGCGCGAGGTCGACGGCGTCGACGCCGGACCCGGCCTCCCAGCCCTCCGTCATCACCTCGCCGTCGTGCGCGTCGATCCCGACGACCACGCGGCTAGCGCCGAACCGCTCGATCACCTCGCTCACGAGGTCTGGATCGCGGACGGCCGCCGTGCCCATCACGACGCGGTAGACGCCGAGGTCAAGCATCGCCTGGACATCGTCGAGGGTCCGGATGCCACCGCCGACCTGGACCGGGACGTCGAGCGTCTCGGCGATCTGGGCGATGACGGCTCGGTTGTCGCTGACTTCGTCCGCCGTGGTCCGCGCCGCGTCGAGGTCGACGAGGTGGAGGACCTTCGCGTTCATCACCCGCCACAGCTTGGCCATCCGGACGGGGTCGTCGAAGTAGACGGTCTCGTCCTCGTAGCGCCCCTGGCGGAGCCGGACGCACCGGCCGTCGCGGAGGTCGATGGCGGGGATGACGAGCATCAGACGGGGGCCGTGGTGGGGGAGGGCGTCCAGGACGCGAACCTACGCAGCATCGCGAGCCCCGCGCGGGCGCTCTTCTCCGGGTGGAACTGGACGCCGACCACGTTCGCCCGCCCGACGACCGCGGGCACCTCGGCGCCGTAGTCGACGGTCGCGACGACGTCCGTCGGGTCGGCGGGCGCGGCGTGGTACGAGTGGACGAAGTAGACCCAGTCGTCTCCCTCGACGATCGGGTGCGGGCGCTGCGGTCGGAGCCGGTTCCAGCCCATGTGCGGCACCTTCAGGCGGCGCCCATCGGCCTCGGCGTCCCGGGCGAAGCGGACGACCCGGCCCGGGAGAAGCCCGAGGCCGGCGTGCTCGCCGCGCTCTTCGGAGGCGTCGAATAGGAGCTGCATCCCGACGCACACGCCGAGGAGCGGGACGCCGGCCTCGGCGCGCTGGCGGACGAGGTCGAACAGCCCGCGTGCGCGGAGCTCGGCCGCGCAGGCCCCGAACGCGCCGACGCCCGGCAGCACGAGGCGCTCGGCCTCGGCAATCCGGTCGGCGTCGTCGGTGCGGACGGCCTCGACGCCGGCCGCGGCGAACGCTTTGGCCAGCGACCGGAGGTTGCCGATGCCGTAGTCGATGAGGGTGGTCATGGACCTATGGAACGGCACGGACGGGGCGGGGTGCGCGGTCGCGAGGCGCTTCCCCCATTCTTCGCCCGGGCGGTTCGACGTGCCAATGAGCACGAGGGGTCGGCCGCAACGCTAGATTTCCCAACGGTCTTGACGGCCCATGCCCATCCTCCGACGCGCCCTTCTCGCCGCCTGCCTCGCGGTCGCGCTCGCCGACGCGCAGCCGGCTTTCGACACGCTCACGCGCGTCGACGGGTTGCCGTCGGACTTCGTTCAGGCGGTCTATCAGGACCGGTTCGGCTTCCTCTGGTTCGGGACCGACGCCGGGCTCGCCCGCTACGACGGCCGTCGCGTCGTCCCGTTCACGGCCGACGACGGGCTGCCCGACCCGTTCGTCTACGCCATTGGGGAGGACGGCGACGGGACGCTCTGGGTCGGGACGTTCCGGGGACTCGCCCGGCGCGAGGGCGGCGGCTTCGCGGAGGTCGAGACGCCGTTCGGGGACGATCCGGTCCTGAGTGTGTCGCAGGGGCCGGCTGGCGAACTCCTGATCCGGACGGGGACGCACGCCGCGCTCCGCCGCGGCGGTGGATGGCGCGTCCTCCCCGTGGGCGAGGGGAGTGGGTGGGCCGGCGCGATCCCCCTCCCCGACGGCTCCATCGCCACCTCCCACCGGGTCGGTCCCACCGACGACGACGCGTGGGAGCTCCGCGCCTTCCCCGCCGGTGGCGGCCCGCCGACGCCGGTCGCGTCGCCCGAGGGCGTCGTCGGGCCCCGCTGGCTGTCCGAGGCCGGCGACGGGCTGACGTTCTGCGCCGGGCTCGAGGGCGTGGCGCTGGGGCGGATCAAGCTGGACCGGTTCGTGGCCGAGGCCGTCTACCCGCTCACGCGCGCCCGTCGTGTCGTGCTCGGCTCTCAGGGCGAGGTGTACGCCGTCGGCGACAACGGCGGCGTGTGGGTCGCCGACGCGCCCGATACGGAGCCAGTCCTCCTGAGCCCCCTCCGCGGCCAGGACCTCATCGTCGACCGCGAGGGCGGCGTGTGGGTCGGGACGTTCGGGCAGGGCGTGCTCCGGCTCGCGGGCCGCCACGTCGAGCGGCTGACCGAGGACCCCACGCTCCGACTGACTGCGGCCGACGGGGTGGTGTGGGCGACCGGCCGCGACGGCCTCGTCCGCGTGGACGCACGGACGAGGGTGGTCCAGAGAAACGCGTTTCGGGAGGGCCTCCGTGAGGTCGCGCCCGCGCGGAGGGGGGTCATCGTCACGAGAGGCGCGAGCGCCTACGCGCTCTCCGACCCGATGGCCCCTCTCGGAGTCCTGGTGGCAGAAGATCCCGGCTGGATCTCGGGCATCGACGCGCGGACCGATACGCTTTGGGTGTCCGGCTACGGTTCGGGCGTCGTCCGCCAGTGGAGCACGACGCGGGACACGATCCGCGCGGACGACGGCCTCGGCACCGACATGGTCGAAGGCCTCGTTCGCACGCGTCGCGGCGTCTGGGCGCTGACGCGCTCGAACGGTGCGGCGCTCCTCCGGGGCCGTCGCGTGACGACCGTGGACCGGGTCGCTGGCCTGCCCTCGTCGGCGGTCTACGCGGTCGCCGAGGCTCGAGACGGAACCGTTTGGTTCGGCACCGATCGTGGCCTCGGGCAGTGGGACGGGGCGCGCGCTCGCGCCGTCGGCGAGGAAGCGTTGGGACGGCAGAGGATCCTGGCCGTGTTCGAGCGCCCGGCCGACCGCGGGGCCGTCTACGCCATCGGCGACCGCGGGCTCTATCGCGCCGAGGCGGAGCATGTCCGGCCGCTCGGCGCTGTGCTCTATGGGGCCGCATCGCGCGCCTCGATCAACGACGCGGCGTACTCGGCGGCGAGCGATCGGCTGTTCCTCGCCACGTCCGCGGGCCTCGTGTCCGTCGACCTCGCGCGGATCCCGAACGCGACGACGCCGCCGCAGGTGGCCCTCCTCAGCGTCCGCGTGGACGACGCGGTCCGGGCGCTCGGCGGGGCGCCGCTCGGCGGCGACCGCGTCTCGATGCCGGCCGGACGGCACCGGGTCGAGGTCCAATTCGCGGCGCTCCTCTACAGCGGCGCGGCCGTCGTCGAGTACCGCGTCGGGCGGGGGCCGTGGGAGCGGACCGGCCCCGAGCACCGCGTCGTGTTCTCCGACCTCGGGGCGGGCGACCACGTCGTCGAGGCGCGCGCGGTGGGGCCGGACGGGGCGCGCTCGGCCGAGGTGGCCCGGCTCACGCTCGCCGTCGCGCCGCGGTGGTGGGAGCGCCCGCCGGTCGTGCTCGGGCTCGTCGCTCTCGCGCTCCTCGCGTTCGGGGCGGCCGTCCGGAGTCTGTCGCAGCGGCGGCTCCGGCGCGAGGTCGAGCGGCTCGAGGTGGAGCGGCGTGTCCAGGACGAGCGCGAGCGGATCAGTCGCGACCTCCACGACCACGTCGGGGCGCAACTGTCGTCGCTGCTCGCCGGCGTCGAACTGGCGAAGCTGGCGCGGCGCGCGCGCGGCGGCGGCGCCTCGGCCGACCCGCTGGAGGCCGTCGAGTCCGACGCCCGCGAGACGATCCGGCAGCTCCGCGAGACGATCTGGGCGCTCCACGACGAGACCCTCACGGCTGGCGCGTTCTGCCACCGGCTCGACGCCTACGCCAAGAGCCGGGTGAAGGGCCGCATCGGGACCGTGTCCGTGGTTTGCGAGGGGAGCGCAGAGCGCGAACTGCCTCCCGTGTTGGCGCTGTCCCTGTACCGCGTGGCGCAGGAGGCGATTACGAACGCGCTGAAGCACTCGGGCGCTCAGACTCTGACCGTCCGGCTTCGCCCCGAGGACGCCTCCGTCGTGCTCGTGATCGAAGACGACGGGACGTTCGTGGAGCCGGCGGGCGGTGACGGGCTCTCCGGCTTCGGCCTGGGCTCGATGCGCACGCGCGCCGAACGGCTCGGGGGGACGTTCGACCTCGCCACCGAGGCGGGCACGCGCGTTCGGGTTCGCGTGCCACTGGACGCCCGGCCCTCCCCGGCGTAGGGGAGAGCGAGAACCGGCGCTAGCGGCGACCTTGTCACACGTTCCCGCACCCGCCCCATGTCCAGTCCCATCCGCGTCGCCGTCGTCGAGGACCACGCCGGCCTTCGCGAGCGGCTCGTCCAGCAGCTCGCGTTCTTCGACGAGGTCGAGCTCGTCCTCGTGTCGGAGAGCGGCGACGCGTTCCTCGCTGACCTCGCCGTCCGCGAGCGGAGTGGCGCCCCGACGCCCGACGTCGTGCTCATGGACATCGAGATGCCGGGCCGCGACGGGATCGCGACGACGGCCGAGCTCAAGAAGACGTGGCCGTCGATGGAAGTCCTCATCCTCACGGTCTACGAGGACGAGGACCGGATCTTCGCGGCCGTCCAGGCCGGCGCGAGCGGGTACCTCCTCAAGGACGCCGGGCCCGACGCCGTCGTCCGGGCCGTCGGCGAGATCGCGCAGGGCGGGGCGCCGACGTCGCCGCTCGTGGCGCGGAAGCTGCTCGGGTACGTCCGCCAGCAGCAGGACGACGCCCGGCGCTCGGCCGAGACCGCCGAGGCCCTCCGCCTCACGCCCCGCGAGACCGACGTGCTGACCCGCCTCGTAGAGGACGACACCGAGGCCGGCATCGCCGATTCGCTCGGTGTGAGTCCTCACACCATCAGGACCCACGTCAAGAACCTCTACGCCAAGCTCCAGGTCCACAGCCGCGCGCAGGCCGTCCGGGCCGCCTTCGAGCGCGGACTTGTCTAGTTCTTCGCGGGATAGGGCGCCTGAGTGCGCGGCGGTTTTGTCCTGAGCCGTACCATACTCCAACCGCTCCACGCCCCAGGCGTGAGCGATGCGGGGCCGGGTGCCTGTGGTGGGACGCCCGGCCCCGCCCCTGTGTCCGGCTGGTTCGCCGGCGTGGCGGCACCAAGGCGACGGGGGGCGACGGCCGGCAGGCGCGGTCGGTGAGTCCTCGGACGACCGTCGCCCGCGGAGCGAGGTCGGGGGCTCTCGCCTCGGCGCCGAGGCGGAAGGGGCTACGCCTCCACGTCGGCCCCCTCGGCCTCGGCGCCGTGGAGGTGGGCGTCGAGCGCGAACTCGTCCGGGATCAGGACCTCGCGCGCCTTCGACCCCTCGAACGGCCCGACGATGCCGGCGTCCTCGAGCTGGTCGACGAGCCGGGCCGCGCGCGTGTAGCCGACCGACAGCTTCCGCTGGAGGAGCGAGACCGAGCCCTGCTGGCTCCGCACGATGACCTTCGCCGCGTCCTCGAACAGGTCGTCGCGGTCCTCCGACGAGTCGCCGGCCGAGCCCGCGGGCGTGTCGCTGCCGGCCTCCATCGGCGGGAGGAGGTACGGGCCGGCGCCCTCCTGGCCCGCGATGAAGCCGGCCACGGCGTCGACCTCGTCGGTCGAGACGAACGGGCCCTGGAGGCGCGTCAGGCGGCTGCCGTTCATGTAGAGGAGGTCGCCGTTGCCGACGAGCTGCTGCGCGCCGCCGCCGTCGATGATCGTCCGCGAGTCGATCTTCGACGACGTCTGGTAGGCCATCCGGGAGGGGAAGTTGGCCTTGATGAGGCCCGTGATGACGTCGACCGAGGGTCGCTGCGTGGCGAGGACGAGGTGGATCCCGACGGCGCGGGCCATCTGCGCGAGCCGAGCGATCGGTGCCTCGACCTCCTTCGCCGACGTCATCATGAGGTCGGCCAGCTCGTCGACGATGACGACGATGTAGGGGAGGTGGCGGTGGTCCTCGCCGAGCTCCTCGAGCTTGCCGGTGGCGAACTTCTTGTTGTAGTCGTCGATGCCGCGGACGCCGGCCTCGGCGAGGAGGTCGTAGCGGAGCTCCATCTCGCGCTCGCAGCTCCGGAGCACGGCCGCGGCCTCGTTGAAGTCCGTGATGATCGGGTCGTCGGCGTCCTCGGGCATCGCCGTGAAGTGGTTCAGGAGCTCGGCGTAGCCGTTGAGCTCGATCTTCTTCGGGTCGACCATCACGAACTTGAGGTCGGCCGGGTGCTTGGCGTAGAGGAGCCCGACGACGAGGGCGTTGACGCCGACCGACTTGCCCGAGCCGGTCGCGCCGGCGACGAGGAGGTGGGGCATCTTGGCGAGGTCCTCCATGAACACCTCGCCCTCGATCGTCTTCCCGATGGGCGCCGGGAGGGCCATCTTCCCGCTCCGGGCCGCGTCGCGGAACTTGGCCGTGGCCAACAACTGCCGGAGGCGGACCATCTCGCGCGTCCGGTTCGGGATCTCGACGCCGATCGAGCTCTTCCCCGGGATCGGCGCGATGATGCGGATGCCGGGCGCGGCGAGCGCCATCGCGAGGTCGTCCTCCAGCGACGTGATCCGGCTGATCTTGACGCCGGCGGCCGGCGTGAGCTCGTAGCGCGTGACCGTCGGCCCGACGACGGCCTCGATGGCGTCGATCTCAATGTTGTAGGTCTCGAGCTTGTCGAGGAGGATCTGCTTGTTGTCCTCAATCTCCTCGAAGTCGACCTCCTGGTCCGAGTCGGACTCTTCGAGGAGCTCGATGGATGGAAACTGGTAGGGGAGGGAGGCCGCGTCGGGGGTGGCGGCGCGGGCGGCGTCGAGGTCGGCCGGCGCCTCTTCCTTGGGGCCGGTGACGTGGAACGCCGGGCCGTCGCCGCGCTCGCTGCTCACGAGCTCGTCGAGGAGCGGGTCGTCGGCGTCGACCGGCGTGAGCTCGGGCGCGGCCTTGGGCCTGACGTTCGAGAACGGCGCCTCCGGTTCCTTCGGCGCGGGTGCCGAGGCGGCCGGGGCCGGAGTGGGCGTGCGGGTCGGCGCGGGTGGGAGCGGCGGGGCAGAGGGCTTCGCG
This sequence is a window from Rubrivirga marina. Protein-coding genes within it:
- a CDS encoding pyridoxal phosphate-dependent decarboxylase family protein; amino-acid sequence: MHPDPLDLIRQGYAALDAWEAGFGAVEAHPSLGVDADRLGAAVEEYLGRLTAPPRGETPGMYPFGHPRYAGQMLKPPHPVALAAYAIAARINPNNHALDGGPPTSEMEKEVVAGLAAMFGFASPLGHLTGGGTVANLEALFIAREETGGKAVAVSREGHFTHARMAGVLDVDCAVVASDDAGRMDLDALEDVLRRGDVGTVVLTAATTGLGAVDPIAEAIPLCRRYGARVHVDAAYGGFFRLLADAADAPVGFPAEHFRAIAEADSVVVDPHKHGLQPYGCGAVLFADPAVGRHYRHDSPYTYFTSTDLHLGEISLECSRPGAAAGALWLTLKALPLASDDGLGPILAAGLRAARAFYGEVRASEHLAPILAPETDIVVYAPEADTLDRLDARSAAVFQQAMDDPDDPVFVGLYRLGADRLRRRFPALGGDAPAARVLRSVLMKPEHEAWATRLVARLDGLAGPLGG
- a CDS encoding lysylphosphatidylglycerol synthase transmembrane domain-containing protein; this encodes MKDQTKRLLSLLLSLGLGALLLWLALRNADLGAVADALADGEWGWMVPFVGVGLASVALRAWRWGMLIDALPGRTERVPLTLTSASVAIGYLVNYAAPRLGEVARTANVSRQADVPFTSVLGTVVAERILDVIMLAIALLSVLLLYGDRVGGILGQARETLVGALAVPLWAIGLGVVLVAGLGALAVGLLLRRSGRIGALLAQFRDGLASVTRTGRPGLIILSTVLLWLSYGLMSDLPFRLLGMDAAYGLGPVEAWAVMAVGGIGMALPAPGGTGSFHYATVQALTLLFGVAVTPAATYALLVHAAGVVFYCVLGVLAVAVQGTSLSALTHTEADIDKAEAVEA
- a CDS encoding putative molybdenum carrier protein, whose protein sequence is MALTIVSGGQSGVDRAALDAAMALGLDVVGWCPAHRWAEDGPIPGRYPLRETPSADPAERTRWNVRDSDATLVVAPAAPSGGTALTLEVAHDLGRPRLVVPPDPDRLGEAADWAAHVVPEAGRLNVAGPRESEAPGVYVAARAWLTDLFTRLRQR
- a CDS encoding LolA family protein — translated: MTHSVPFRPLGLLTLLAAVLLAGQVQAQTPEAVAQRLQERYGALSSLRASFVQTAGGQQLRGTLSVRRDAFRLDLGHQVLVTDGGTLWSYSRDDEQVVVQDYELTRVGFSVGQLFTDYLEVFRVTGATKATIGGVQHDVLTLRPRQSGMSVRDATLYVRSSDAVPTRVRVHDTNGGTLAFDLRDVQRNVSLPASTFRFDAPSGTEVVDLR
- the hisF gene encoding imidazole glycerol phosphate synthase subunit HisF → MLAKRIVPCLDIHDGRVVKGVQFVDLVDAGDPVEQARFYDASGADEVVFLDITATHEGRATLYDTIRRAADEVFIPLTVGGGVRTVEDVRNLLEAGADKVAINSAALADPDLLTRAADAFGAQCVVLAIDAKRTGTTASGWEVFTHGGRKPTGRDAVAWAAEGARLGAGELLVTSMDRDGTKIGYDLDLLRALDAVVDVPVIASGGAGTLDHLAEGLTEGRADAVLAASMFHFREVTVAEAKAHLAEAGVPVRPAAS
- the rlmB gene encoding 23S rRNA (guanosine(2251)-2'-O)-methyltransferase RlmB, with the translated sequence MAHSDSRTDVLAGRHPVRDALDLADGRIEKVYLQKGVHGSAIDGIRRAAKAAGVPVQMVPKPKVDGLAPQAEHQGVVAVVAPVAYADLDDMLAGIAPTLDVVRETKPVLIALDEVEDPRNFGAILRSAVAAGTAGAVVPERRMAPLSAVAIKASAGTALQIPVARVANLVDAIQQLKERGYWVVGLADDAEGDKATTVWTYDWDRPVVIVVGNEGSGLRPGVRAACDALASIPMRGPVESLNASVAAGIALFAAVKDRD